One genomic segment of Terriglobia bacterium includes these proteins:
- a CDS encoding DUF1549 and DUF1553 domain-containing protein, with translation MKKSLMSTVVILVAMVGTAAPQAVVNPFESPAGLTSQGKIDDLVFSRLKGAGIQPANACSDAVFVRRAYLDVIGTLPTAEEARAFLSDQDPNKRGALIDRLLERDEFADYWAMKWSDLLRVKSEFPINLWPNAVQGYYRWIRTSLKENLPYDRFARELLTASGSNFRVPQVNFYRAVQSREPQAIAQAVALTFMGVRAENWPKDRLSGMAAFFSKIGYKYTGEWKEEIVSFDLGKAASGAAAAVSPAAVFPDGKPARLSPNQDPREVFANWLVSPENPYFARNVVNRVWSWLLGRGIVHEPDDIRPDNPPSNPELLAFLERELVSAHYDLKHIYRLILNSQVYQLSSIPRTDRPEGAADFAYYPLRRLDAEVLIDAICQITGTTEQYASPIPEPFTLIPEDQRSIALADASITSSFLEMFGRSPRDTGLESERNNRPTAEQKLHLLNSSHIQLKIQQSSKLRSLVQPGANPRGPADSIYLTILSRFPTDEELKVIGAYFQPVTGNRWPAIVDLVWALINSPEFLYRH, from the coding sequence ATGAAGAAGTCACTGATGTCGACGGTTGTGATCCTGGTGGCAATGGTCGGAACAGCAGCGCCCCAGGCGGTGGTGAACCCTTTTGAGAGCCCGGCGGGTCTGACGTCTCAGGGAAAGATCGACGACTTGGTTTTTAGCCGGTTGAAAGGAGCGGGTATTCAACCCGCCAATGCCTGTTCGGACGCCGTATTTGTCCGCCGCGCCTATCTGGACGTGATCGGCACGCTGCCCACCGCGGAGGAGGCGCGAGCATTTCTATCGGATCAGGATCCGAACAAACGCGGCGCCCTGATCGATCGCCTGCTGGAGCGGGACGAGTTTGCGGATTACTGGGCAATGAAGTGGAGCGATCTACTGCGTGTGAAGTCGGAGTTCCCGATCAATTTGTGGCCCAATGCGGTTCAGGGATACTATCGCTGGATTCGAACTTCCCTGAAGGAGAACCTCCCGTACGACAGGTTTGCTCGGGAACTGCTCACGGCCAGCGGCAGCAATTTCCGCGTGCCCCAGGTCAACTTCTACCGGGCCGTCCAGAGCCGCGAACCGCAGGCTATTGCGCAGGCCGTGGCGTTGACCTTTATGGGGGTGCGCGCAGAAAACTGGCCGAAAGACCGTCTGTCAGGCATGGCGGCATTTTTCTCTAAGATCGGTTACAAATACACCGGGGAATGGAAGGAGGAGATCGTCTCATTCGATCTCGGCAAGGCCGCATCGGGGGCTGCCGCCGCCGTGTCGCCGGCAGCCGTTTTCCCGGATGGCAAGCCGGCTCGCCTGTCCCCAAACCAGGATCCACGTGAGGTGTTTGCCAACTGGCTTGTCAGTCCGGAGAATCCATATTTCGCACGTAACGTCGTGAACCGCGTATGGTCCTGGCTGCTGGGGCGCGGCATTGTTCATGAGCCGGACGACATCCGGCCGGACAATCCACCCAGCAATCCCGAACTGCTGGCCTTTCTCGAGCGGGAGTTGGTGTCTGCCCACTACGATCTGAAGCACATCTACCGCTTGATTCTAAACTCGCAGGTGTATCAGCTCTCCTCTATTCCCAGGACCGATCGTCCCGAGGGCGCAGCCGACTTCGCATATTACCCGCTGCGCCGGCTGGATGCAGAAGTGCTGATCGACGCCATCTGCCAGATCACCGGCACGACCGAACAGTATGCCAGCCCGATTCCCGAGCCGTTTACCTTGATCCCGGAAGACCAGCGCTCGATCGCGCTGGCGGACGCGAGCATCACCAGTTCCTTCCTCGAGATGTTCGGCCGCTCGCCGCGGGACACCGGCCTGGAATCGGAGCGGAACAACCGGCCCACGGCCGAACAAAAACTGCACCTCCTGAATTCGAGTCATATCCAGCTCAAGATTCAGCAGAGCAGCAAGCTCAGGTCGCTGGTCCAGCCCGGAGCCAACCCGCGAGGACCAGCGGATTCGATTTACCTGACCATCCTCTCGCGTTTCCCCACGGATGAGGAGTTAAAGGTCATAGGGGCGTATTTCCAGCCTGTCACGGGCAACAGGTGGCCGGCGATCGTGGATCTGGTCTGGGCGCTGATCAACAGCCCGGAGTTTCTCTACCGGCATTAG
- the hybB gene encoding Ni/Fe-hydrogenase cytochrome b subunit, whose protein sequence is MTPAIHNDHPHRVIKPFFTFGTLTLLIFMGVGFSFGITRMLLGLGTVTNLDNHNPWGIWISFDVACGVALAAGGFTTAALVDIFGRRKYKALLRPAILTAFLGYLWVAIALSFDLGRYWNIWRPIFNWQGNSVLFEVGMCVTAYLIVLSIEMSPSILEGLKARIDQGEWGATLLGRVEKPILALYTGIRIVLPLFIVAGVVLSFMHQSSLGTLMLIAPSKLSALWDTPILPILFLLSAMMVGFPMVILESIYANISFGRSPEMELLTPMARIIPWFLGTYGAVKIGDLIVRHSQLNFLEHPAATTSLFIEILLGIIAPFLLFLNKAVRRSMGWLFFTVSLIIFGVVLNRINVFLVGYNPPYATKAYFPSIGEIAMTVAIVSSILFCYRMFVTFFPILPGYVPTTEVQLARMREERERTVNPFWTWVIRGTGIACLLAFIALYSLVHIEAIQASVRTVQEVLRITTQQPVPQAPTGSTGPAYPQRPAAYKNFYLLDSQVLKARSDDYEPVGFSHRIHDELVGGDCGVCHHRYASTEGDRVGQDIKEMHAAMDIKMGGPCSACHDDMAPNPPQSCNRCHGLSNEPDDPSRIGLKGAYHRQCIGCHERQLKPASAPTECASCHHPWTPDHSILASFKGKPSPQEVTRTCLSCHAKVGQDLLKTAHWNWKGYSPTLAGYEHRTDISLTLMVNNYCVAIGSNVQQCMSCHIGYGGVDKRFDFTDPANIDCLVCHDTTGTYRKDPLKGGFPDPSLDLIAIAQKVGRPSRQTCGSCHFESGGATNAKHGDLEPALATPNTSSDLHMGSLNMRCQDCHTTSEHRISGMSLSAPAVEGRVACEKCHGLTPHGVAGVLSRHLDDHIRAVACETCHIPSFAHDSPTLLRRDYSKAGQNRPESRDRYGMPEYDKKFGALIWGKDLLPTYLWYDGTRNASLVGDKIDASATVVLNAPVGEKRSPAARIFPFKVHTAVQPYDTEDNVLAMPNFLEDYWVHFDWAKAIADGMKQVGLPYSGKYGFVETKMYSSIHHEVVPAKKALGCSDCHSPEATTCTRCHKNAQGMTLPAHRLAVYPEVKNRIDFKALGYPGDPAFVGGRFYITLGRGSPPK, encoded by the coding sequence CGGCACCCTGACCCTTCTCATCTTCATGGGCGTCGGCTTCTCGTTCGGCATCACACGCATGCTCCTGGGGCTGGGCACGGTGACGAATCTGGACAATCACAATCCCTGGGGCATCTGGATCTCCTTCGACGTGGCCTGCGGCGTAGCTCTGGCAGCCGGCGGATTCACCACGGCGGCACTGGTGGATATTTTCGGCAGGAGAAAGTACAAGGCTCTTCTCCGCCCGGCCATCCTCACGGCGTTTCTGGGCTACCTCTGGGTCGCCATCGCGTTGAGCTTTGACCTGGGACGCTACTGGAACATCTGGCGCCCGATTTTCAATTGGCAGGGCAACTCGGTTCTTTTCGAAGTAGGCATGTGTGTGACTGCCTACCTCATAGTTCTGAGCATAGAGATGAGCCCATCCATCCTGGAGGGGCTGAAAGCCAGGATCGATCAGGGGGAATGGGGGGCCACCCTCCTCGGTCGCGTGGAGAAACCAATCCTCGCGCTTTACACCGGAATCCGGATCGTTTTGCCTCTGTTCATCGTGGCCGGCGTGGTGCTCTCCTTTATGCACCAGTCTTCGCTGGGCACGCTGATGCTCATCGCCCCCTCCAAGCTGAGTGCGCTGTGGGATACTCCCATCCTCCCCATCCTGTTTCTTCTGTCGGCGATGATGGTGGGATTCCCGATGGTGATCCTGGAGTCCATATATGCAAACATCAGTTTCGGCCGCAGCCCCGAGATGGAGTTGCTCACTCCCATGGCGCGAATCATCCCCTGGTTCCTTGGGACCTATGGTGCGGTGAAAATCGGGGACCTCATCGTCCGGCACAGTCAGCTCAATTTCCTCGAGCATCCTGCAGCCACGACTTCGTTGTTCATTGAGATCCTGTTGGGCATCATCGCCCCATTCCTGCTTTTCCTGAACAAGGCGGTGCGCCGGTCCATGGGATGGCTTTTCTTCACCGTCTCTCTGATCATCTTCGGCGTGGTTCTGAACCGCATCAACGTGTTCCTCGTGGGTTACAACCCTCCATACGCCACCAAAGCCTATTTCCCGTCGATCGGGGAGATCGCGATGACCGTTGCCATCGTCTCCAGCATCCTGTTCTGTTACCGGATGTTTGTGACGTTCTTCCCTATCCTGCCCGGATACGTGCCGACCACTGAGGTCCAGCTCGCCCGGATGCGTGAAGAGCGCGAGCGGACCGTGAATCCCTTCTGGACCTGGGTGATCCGCGGCACAGGGATCGCATGCCTCCTGGCTTTCATCGCGCTGTACAGCCTGGTGCACATCGAGGCCATCCAGGCCTCTGTCAGGACCGTCCAGGAGGTCTTGCGCATCACTACACAACAGCCTGTTCCTCAGGCGCCCACGGGGTCAACCGGGCCGGCCTACCCGCAGCGTCCTGCAGCTTATAAAAACTTCTATCTGCTGGACAGTCAGGTGTTGAAAGCCAGATCGGACGATTACGAGCCGGTGGGCTTCTCCCACCGGATCCACGACGAGTTGGTGGGTGGCGACTGCGGGGTATGCCATCACCGCTATGCGTCGACCGAGGGTGACCGCGTGGGGCAAGACATCAAGGAAATGCACGCAGCCATGGACATCAAGATGGGTGGCCCCTGTTCGGCTTGCCATGACGATATGGCCCCGAACCCTCCCCAGAGCTGCAACCGCTGTCACGGCCTGTCCAACGAGCCGGACGACCCTTCCCGCATCGGCCTGAAAGGCGCTTACCACCGCCAGTGCATCGGCTGCCACGAGCGCCAACTCAAGCCGGCGTCAGCGCCTACGGAATGCGCCTCCTGCCATCACCCCTGGACGCCCGACCATTCCATTCTGGCTTCTTTCAAAGGCAAGCCCAGTCCGCAGGAAGTGACCCGGACTTGCTTGAGCTGTCACGCGAAGGTGGGACAGGACCTGCTGAAAACTGCCCACTGGAACTGGAAGGGATACTCCCCGACGCTGGCAGGCTACGAACACCGGACCGACATCAGCCTCACGTTGATGGTGAACAACTACTGCGTCGCCATCGGCTCCAACGTCCAGCAGTGCATGTCCTGCCACATCGGTTACGGCGGGGTGGACAAGCGTTTCGACTTTACCGATCCGGCCAATATCGATTGCCTGGTCTGTCACGACACGACCGGCACTTACCGCAAGGATCCGCTCAAAGGAGGCTTCCCGGACCCATCATTGGATCTGATCGCGATCGCGCAAAAGGTGGGACGCCCCTCCCGGCAGACCTGCGGTTCCTGCCATTTTGAAAGCGGCGGGGCCACCAACGCCAAGCATGGCGACCTCGAGCCGGCCCTGGCGACGCCAAACACCAGTTCTGACCTGCACATGGGATCGCTGAACATGCGCTGCCAGGATTGCCATACTACCAGCGAACACAGGATCTCCGGGATGTCCTTGAGCGCTCCCGCAGTGGAGGGGCGCGTAGCCTGTGAAAAGTGCCATGGCCTTACCCCCCACGGCGTGGCAGGCGTGCTCAGCCGCCATCTGGACGACCACATCCGGGCCGTCGCCTGTGAAACATGCCACATTCCCTCCTTTGCTCACGACTCGCCGACTCTCCTGCGACGCGACTATTCGAAGGCGGGACAAAACCGTCCCGAAAGCCGGGACCGATATGGAATGCCGGAGTACGATAAGAAGTTCGGCGCTCTGATCTGGGGGAAGGACCTGTTGCCCACATACCTCTGGTACGACGGGACTCGCAATGCCTCCCTCGTCGGGGATAAGATCGACGCGTCGGCAACCGTGGTCCTCAATGCTCCCGTAGGAGAGAAACGCAGTCCGGCGGCACGCATCTTCCCCTTCAAGGTGCATACAGCGGTCCAGCCTTACGACACGGAAGACAATGTCCTGGCGATGCCCAATTTCCTCGAGGACTATTGGGTCCACTTCGACTGGGCCAAAGCCATCGCCGACGGGATGAAGCAGGTAGGTCTCCCATACTCGGGGAAGTACGGCTTCGTGGAAACCAAAATGTACTCCTCCATTCATCACGAGGTGGTCCCCGCCAAAAAGGCCCTGGGCTGCTCCGATTGCCACAGTCCGGAGGCTACCACCTGCACGCGCTGCCATAAGAACGCCCAGGGGATGACACTCCCCGCGCACCGTCTCGCAGTCTATCCGGAAGTGAAGAACCGGATCGATTTCAAGGCCCTGGGATATCCCGGCGACCCAGCCTTCGTGGGCGGGCGCTTCTATATCACCCTTGGCCGCGGTTCCCCACCCAAGTAA
- a CDS encoding DUF1501 domain-containing protein, protein MTTGKGPKEDLIPGIFGMPISRREALRRSLFGAAGFVLAGSPGLCAQSAAPPAKAKSIIQIWMWGGPSHLDTFDPKPDAGYDYCGPLNKPIPTNVNGIIIGELLPLLAQQADKYSIIRSMTHGINAHETASYMVQTGRKPGERLVYPSVGAVVSLFKGYNAGYRGLIPPYIVLTQPQGRFDEAGFLGQRYKPFATGGDPAQARFAVEGIVAQGVSDQRQQDRRALLHKLDTLGKVMKDDASLKALNQAEQQAYELILGDAGKVFDLAQEKDEMKERYGRNTFGQSCLVARRLVERGVPYITINYQGWDTHRQHFQIMRQRLPQMDKGMATLLQDLSERGLLDSTILWWSGEFGRTPRVQWEAPWNGGRGHYGQVFSAVVAGGGFKGGRVVGASDARGEEVKERPVYPCDLIGSMYELLGIDPNAKLPNPEGLDIHVTPTAADGISMGGRLKEIM, encoded by the coding sequence ATGACCACAGGAAAAGGTCCAAAGGAGGATCTGATTCCGGGCATCTTCGGTATGCCCATTTCCAGGCGCGAAGCGTTGCGCCGCAGTCTTTTCGGCGCAGCCGGATTTGTGCTGGCCGGCAGCCCCGGCCTGTGTGCGCAGTCCGCCGCGCCCCCTGCCAAAGCTAAGTCGATCATCCAAATCTGGATGTGGGGCGGTCCGTCGCACCTGGACACCTTCGATCCGAAACCGGACGCGGGCTACGACTATTGCGGCCCGTTGAACAAGCCCATCCCGACCAACGTGAATGGAATCATCATCGGCGAGTTACTCCCCTTGCTCGCTCAACAGGCCGACAAATATTCCATAATCCGCAGCATGACACACGGCATCAACGCTCATGAAACGGCCTCCTATATGGTTCAGACCGGGAGGAAGCCCGGCGAACGGCTGGTTTACCCCTCCGTCGGCGCGGTAGTCTCACTGTTCAAAGGCTATAACGCCGGATACCGCGGATTGATCCCGCCCTACATCGTGCTGACCCAGCCCCAAGGGCGCTTTGATGAGGCGGGATTTCTGGGGCAGCGCTACAAACCCTTTGCTACCGGGGGCGACCCGGCACAGGCGCGGTTCGCCGTGGAAGGCATCGTCGCCCAAGGCGTCTCCGACCAGCGTCAGCAGGACCGGCGCGCGTTGCTCCACAAGCTGGATACGCTCGGGAAGGTCATGAAAGATGATGCCTCGTTGAAGGCTCTCAATCAGGCCGAACAACAGGCATATGAACTGATCCTGGGCGACGCGGGCAAGGTATTCGACCTCGCGCAGGAAAAGGACGAGATGAAAGAGCGTTATGGCCGCAACACGTTCGGGCAATCCTGCCTGGTGGCGCGGCGGCTGGTGGAGCGCGGCGTCCCTTACATCACCATCAATTATCAGGGGTGGGATACCCACAGACAGCATTTCCAGATTATGCGTCAGAGATTGCCGCAAATGGACAAAGGCATGGCAACCCTGCTCCAGGACTTGTCGGAACGCGGCCTGCTCGACAGCACGATCCTCTGGTGGAGCGGTGAATTCGGCAGAACGCCCAGAGTCCAGTGGGAAGCGCCCTGGAACGGCGGGCGCGGCCATTACGGCCAGGTCTTCTCCGCCGTGGTGGCCGGCGGCGGATTCAAGGGCGGTCGCGTGGTCGGGGCATCGGATGCCAGGGGTGAAGAAGTGAAAGAACGCCCGGTGTATCCATGCGATCTCATCGGCAGCATGTACGAGCTTCTCGGCATCGACCCCAACGCAAAGCTGCCTAATCCAGAGGGTCTCGATATCCACGTGACACCCACAGCCGCAGATGGCATAAGCATGGGCGGTCGCTTGAAGGAGATCATGTAA